A stretch of Aeromicrobium tamlense DNA encodes these proteins:
- a CDS encoding antibiotic biosynthesis monooxygenase family protein → MAVVTVIKINAITVPKDSGDELAHRFAKRAGAVDGQEGFEGFELLKPTDDREQWLVVTRWRDEESFRAWLSSPAFGHGHRSESERAGGEAPKPVSTHSEVWSYEVADLTRD, encoded by the coding sequence ATGGCTGTCGTGACCGTCATCAAGATCAACGCCATCACCGTTCCGAAGGACTCCGGCGACGAGCTGGCCCACCGCTTCGCCAAGCGCGCCGGCGCCGTCGACGGACAGGAGGGCTTCGAGGGCTTCGAGCTGCTCAAGCCCACCGACGACCGCGAGCAGTGGCTCGTCGTCACCCGCTGGCGCGACGAGGAGTCGTTCCGGGCGTGGCTGAGCTCGCCCGCCTTCGGGCACGGCCACCGCTCGGAGTCCGAGCGCGCCGGCGGCGAGGCACCCAAGCCCGTCTCCACCCACAGCGAGGTCTGGAGCTACGAGGTCGCCGACCTCACGCGCGACTGA
- a CDS encoding 4-hydroxy-3-methylbut-2-enyl diphosphate reductase translates to MSTQVDLGMPGTSGQVLLADPRGYCAGVDRAVITVEKALDLYGAPVYVRKQIVHNKHVVNDLAARGAIFVEELDEVPHGATVVFSAHGVSPAVHAEAAERSLKTIDATCPLVTKVHHEARRFAADDYRILLIGHAGHEEVEGTAGEAPEHITLVEHPDDVAALEFPEGTRLSWLSQTTLSVDETMETVRRLREKFPQLEDPPSDDICYATQNRQVAVKEIAKDADLVIVVGSANSSNSVRLVEVALEAGAKASYRIDDISEIDEAWLEGVSTVGVTSGASVPDDLVQDVLLYLGERGIGDAKAIRTADESLIFALPPELRRDIKAAAQA, encoded by the coding sequence ATGTCCACTCAGGTCGATCTCGGCATGCCCGGAACCTCGGGCCAGGTCCTCCTGGCCGACCCGCGCGGCTACTGCGCCGGCGTCGACCGGGCCGTCATCACCGTCGAGAAGGCGCTCGACCTCTACGGCGCCCCCGTCTACGTCCGCAAGCAGATCGTGCACAACAAGCACGTGGTCAACGACCTCGCGGCGCGCGGTGCGATCTTCGTGGAGGAGCTCGACGAGGTCCCGCACGGCGCCACCGTCGTGTTCAGCGCCCACGGCGTCTCGCCGGCGGTGCACGCCGAGGCCGCCGAGCGCAGCCTGAAGACGATCGACGCGACCTGCCCGCTGGTGACCAAGGTGCACCACGAGGCGCGCCGCTTCGCCGCCGACGACTACCGCATCCTGCTGATCGGTCACGCCGGTCACGAGGAGGTCGAGGGCACGGCGGGCGAGGCCCCCGAGCACATCACCCTCGTGGAGCACCCCGACGACGTCGCAGCCCTGGAGTTCCCCGAGGGCACCCGGCTGAGCTGGCTGAGCCAGACCACCCTGAGCGTCGACGAGACGATGGAGACGGTGCGCCGGCTGCGCGAGAAGTTCCCGCAGCTGGAGGATCCGCCCAGCGACGACATCTGCTACGCCACCCAGAACCGCCAGGTCGCGGTCAAGGAGATCGCCAAGGACGCCGACCTCGTGATCGTCGTCGGCTCGGCGAACTCGTCCAACTCGGTGCGCCTCGTCGAGGTCGCGCTGGAGGCCGGCGCCAAGGCGTCGTACCGCATCGACGACATCAGCGAGATCGACGAGGCCTGGCTCGAGGGCGTCAGTACCGTCGGCGTCACGTCCGGAGCCTCCGTGCCGGACGACCTCGTCCAGGACGTGCTGCTCTACCTCGGCGAGCGCGGCATCGGCGACGCCAAGGCGATCCGCACGGCCGACGAGTCGCTCATCTTCGCCCTGCCGCCCGAGCTGCGCCGCGACATCAAGGCCGCCGCGCAGGCCTGA
- the ggt gene encoding gamma-glutamyltransferase, producing the protein MIVRRSVAALSALTLAAGAVALQSPAQARGGGHDRPVAAGPTAYGYGGAVSSVDRDASEVGLAVLRSGGNAADAAVATAAALGVTEPYSAGVGGGGYFMFRDGRSGRVTTIDGRETAPAGVTPRTFYDEATGQPRPFADLVSSGVSVGVPGTVATWDKASRLFGKRSLARNLAPATRLAARGFTVDQTFRNQTLDNKTRFSAFPDTAELFLPNGDAPVVGSRFRNPELARTYALIARRGAQAFYRGALAEDIARTVQDPPKSPTTTLPVPPGSMTTRDLKGYEVRLQKPTKVSYRGHDVYGMAPSSSGGIAVGEALNILENHRLGGGTRTAQSLHLYLEASARAFADRAAYLGDPAFVDVPTRTLLSQRFADSRDCTIDPNRASTRPVPAGALDGSGCATAAFDEKADTENISTTHLSVVDKWGNAVAYTLTIEQTGGSGITVPGRGFLLNNELTDFSTAYDANDPNRIEPGKRPRSSMSPTIVTKNGQVRYVVGSPGGATIITTVLQILMNRIDLGMTLPEAVAAPRASQRNAAITPAEPEFIARYEDALRPFGQVLVPSGDTFTSAAEIGAAATIEVDRRGFITAAAEPKRRGGGTALVVRPARR; encoded by the coding sequence ATGATCGTCCGACGTTCCGTCGCCGCCCTGTCCGCTCTGACCCTGGCCGCCGGCGCGGTGGCCCTGCAGTCCCCGGCGCAGGCGCGCGGGGGCGGTCACGACCGGCCGGTCGCCGCCGGCCCCACCGCCTACGGCTACGGCGGAGCGGTCAGCTCCGTCGACCGCGACGCCAGCGAGGTGGGCCTCGCCGTGCTCAGGTCGGGAGGCAACGCGGCCGACGCCGCCGTGGCCACCGCGGCCGCACTGGGCGTCACCGAGCCCTACAGCGCGGGCGTCGGCGGAGGCGGCTATTTCATGTTCCGCGACGGTCGCAGCGGACGCGTCACCACGATCGACGGCCGCGAGACCGCTCCCGCGGGCGTCACGCCCCGCACCTTCTACGACGAGGCCACGGGCCAGCCGCGCCCCTTCGCCGACCTCGTCTCCTCGGGCGTCTCGGTGGGCGTGCCCGGCACGGTCGCCACGTGGGACAAGGCGTCGCGCCTGTTCGGCAAGCGCTCGCTGGCACGCAACCTCGCCCCCGCGACGCGGCTCGCCGCCCGTGGCTTCACGGTCGACCAGACGTTCCGCAACCAGACGCTCGACAACAAGACCCGCTTCTCGGCCTTCCCCGACACGGCCGAGCTGTTCCTGCCGAACGGCGACGCGCCCGTCGTCGGGTCGCGCTTCCGCAACCCCGAGCTGGCGCGCACCTACGCCCTGATCGCCCGACGTGGCGCCCAGGCGTTCTACCGTGGCGCACTCGCCGAGGACATCGCCCGCACCGTGCAGGACCCGCCGAAGAGCCCCACGACGACGCTCCCGGTGCCGCCCGGGTCGATGACGACGCGCGACCTGAAGGGCTACGAGGTCCGCCTCCAGAAGCCGACGAAGGTCAGCTACCGCGGCCACGACGTCTACGGCATGGCGCCGTCCTCGTCGGGCGGCATCGCGGTGGGCGAGGCGCTCAACATCTTGGAGAACCACCGCCTCGGCGGTGGCACGCGCACGGCCCAGAGCCTGCACCTCTACCTCGAGGCCTCGGCCCGCGCGTTCGCCGACCGCGCCGCCTACCTGGGCGACCCGGCGTTCGTCGACGTCCCCACCCGCACGCTGCTGAGCCAGCGGTTCGCCGACTCGCGCGACTGCACGATCGACCCGAACCGCGCGTCCACGCGCCCGGTCCCGGCCGGCGCCCTCGACGGCAGCGGCTGCGCCACGGCGGCCTTCGACGAGAAGGCGGACACCGAGAACATCTCGACCACGCACCTGTCCGTCGTGGACAAGTGGGGCAACGCGGTGGCCTACACCCTCACGATCGAGCAGACCGGCGGCTCGGGCATCACCGTCCCCGGTCGCGGGTTCCTGCTCAACAACGAGCTGACCGACTTCAGCACCGCCTACGACGCGAACGACCCGAACCGGATCGAGCCGGGCAAGCGTCCGCGCTCCTCGATGTCGCCGACGATCGTCACGAAGAACGGGCAGGTCCGCTACGTGGTGGGCTCCCCCGGTGGCGCCACGATCATCACCACCGTGCTGCAGATCCTCATGAACCGGATCGACCTCGGGATGACGCTGCCCGAGGCGGTGGCGGCGCCGCGTGCCTCGCAGCGCAACGCGGCGATCACGCCGGCCGAGCCCGAGTTCATCGCGCGGTACGAGGACGCGCTGCGCCCGTTCGGCCAGGTGCTGGTGCCCTCGGGCGACACGTTCACGTCGGCCGCCGAGATCGGGGCCGCGGCCACGATCGAGGTGGACCGTCGCGGCTTCATCACCGCCGCGGCCGAGCCGAAGCGCCGTGGCGGTGGCACCGCCCTGGTGGTGAGGCCCGCTCGCCGCTGA
- a CDS encoding DUF6542 domain-containing protein, with amino-acid sequence MSSPAAGAVMALARTPAVASRYDLTPRATVACSALTLAAVTGLDLVDGRLGVAFAVGFVLVVLTAATAVQERGLFTVGVMPPVLLVGSLLLLAWQVPEAIVVEGLPADTGLFGRTLTATIAHGVPLLIGHALALAVIVARIVSVRR; translated from the coding sequence ATGAGCTCGCCGGCAGCCGGCGCCGTCATGGCCCTGGCCAGGACCCCGGCCGTGGCGTCCAGGTACGACCTGACGCCACGTGCGACCGTGGCGTGCTCCGCCCTCACCCTCGCCGCCGTCACCGGGCTCGACCTCGTCGACGGTCGGCTGGGCGTGGCCTTCGCGGTCGGCTTCGTGCTCGTCGTGCTCACGGCCGCCACCGCGGTGCAGGAGCGCGGGCTGTTCACCGTCGGCGTCATGCCGCCCGTGCTGCTCGTCGGGTCGCTGCTCCTGTTGGCGTGGCAGGTGCCCGAGGCCATCGTCGTCGAGGGGCTGCCCGCCGACACCGGCCTGTTCGGCCGCACCCTCACCGCCACGATCGCCCACGGCGTGCCCCTGCTGATCGGGCACGCGCTCGCGCTCGCGGTGATCGTGGCGCGAATCGTCAGCGTCCGCCGCTGA
- a CDS encoding exodeoxyribonuclease VII small subunit: MSELPDPSELSYEQARDELVSIVQRLETGGTTLEESLALWERGEALAEACQRWLDGARARVDPAQDVKGSSDAT, encoded by the coding sequence ATGAGTGAACTGCCCGACCCGTCCGAGCTCTCCTACGAGCAGGCGCGCGACGAGCTCGTCTCGATCGTGCAGCGCCTCGAGACCGGCGGCACCACGCTCGAGGAGTCGCTCGCCCTGTGGGAGCGCGGCGAGGCCCTCGCCGAGGCGTGCCAGCGGTGGCTCGACGGGGCGCGGGCCCGGGTGGATCCCGCTCAGGACGTGAAGGGCTCCAGCGACGCGACGTAG
- the glpX gene encoding class II fructose-bisphosphatase, with the protein MDALKPAEAAPDRNLALDLVRVTEAGAMAAGRWVGRGDKNGADGVAVNAMRSMINTVSMDGVVVIGEGEKDDAPMLYNGERVGDGTGPECDVAVDPIDGTTLTAKSLPNAISVMAVAPRGSMYDPSAVFYMEKLIAGPEAAGKVDIRLPASENIAIVAKAKGLDVEDVTVCVLDRPRHDALVQEIRETGARIKFIADGDIAGGITAARPDSGVDLLLGIGGTPEGIITAVAMKCLGGVIQGRLTPTDDEERQRAIDAGHDLDRILTTEDLVTSDDCFFVATGITSGNLLRGVRYGAGSATTESIVMRSRSGTIRTIRSEHRLHKLAAFSSIDYEH; encoded by the coding sequence GTGGACGCACTGAAGCCCGCCGAGGCCGCCCCTGATCGCAACCTCGCCCTGGACCTCGTCCGGGTGACCGAAGCCGGGGCCATGGCCGCCGGCCGCTGGGTCGGACGGGGCGACAAGAACGGCGCCGACGGCGTCGCGGTCAACGCGATGCGCTCGATGATCAACACCGTCTCGATGGACGGCGTCGTGGTCATCGGCGAGGGCGAGAAGGACGACGCCCCGATGCTCTACAACGGCGAGCGCGTCGGCGACGGCACCGGTCCCGAGTGCGACGTCGCGGTCGACCCGATCGACGGCACGACCCTCACGGCCAAGAGCCTCCCCAACGCGATCTCGGTCATGGCGGTCGCGCCGCGGGGCTCGATGTACGACCCGTCGGCCGTGTTCTACATGGAGAAGCTCATCGCGGGCCCCGAGGCCGCCGGCAAGGTCGACATCCGCCTCCCCGCCTCGGAGAACATCGCGATCGTCGCCAAGGCCAAGGGCCTCGACGTCGAGGACGTCACGGTGTGCGTGCTCGACCGCCCCCGCCACGACGCGCTGGTCCAGGAGATCCGCGAGACCGGCGCCCGCATCAAGTTCATCGCCGACGGCGACATCGCCGGCGGCATCACCGCGGCCCGTCCCGACTCCGGCGTCGACCTGCTGCTCGGCATCGGCGGCACGCCCGAGGGCATCATCACCGCCGTCGCGATGAAGTGCCTGGGCGGCGTCATCCAGGGCCGCCTCACCCCCACCGACGACGAGGAGCGCCAGCGCGCCATCGACGCCGGCCACGACCTCGACCGCATCCTCACGACCGAGGACCTCGTCACCTCCGACGACTGCTTCTTCGTCGCCACGGGCATCACCTCGGGCAACCTGCTCCGGGGCGTCCGCTACGGCGCCGGCAGCGCCACCACCGAGTCGATCGTCATGCGCTCGCGCTCGGGCACGATCCGCACGATCCGCAGCGAGCACCGCCTGCACAAGCTCGCGGCGTTCTCCTCCATCGACTACGAGCACTGA
- a CDS encoding DUF4245 domain-containing protein, whose amino-acid sequence MSGYSRGVPAMGDVLRSVLVLGGVVLAIFLFGKLFTQTPEQPTADVDWRTAASGVEVRAGFVPLVPTELPEGWRATRAELIDDRWQLNVVTDVNQYVGLTQRTAAADELTKLVQDRAEGSEPDGEVEINGVTWQVFKGPDGDTTLGRAVESEIVVVTSSAQRAVVEDYVASLEPFTS is encoded by the coding sequence ATGAGCGGGTACTCACGAGGCGTTCCGGCGATGGGCGACGTGCTGCGCTCGGTCCTGGTGCTGGGCGGCGTCGTGCTGGCGATCTTCCTGTTCGGCAAGCTCTTCACGCAGACGCCCGAGCAGCCCACCGCCGACGTCGACTGGCGCACCGCCGCGAGCGGCGTGGAGGTGCGCGCCGGTTTCGTGCCGCTCGTGCCCACCGAGCTGCCCGAGGGCTGGCGCGCCACGCGGGCCGAACTCATCGACGACCGCTGGCAGCTCAACGTGGTGACCGACGTGAACCAGTACGTGGGCCTCACCCAGCGCACCGCCGCGGCCGACGAGCTGACCAAGCTCGTCCAGGATCGTGCCGAGGGCAGCGAGCCCGACGGCGAGGTCGAGATCAACGGCGTCACGTGGCAGGTGTTCAAGGGACCCGACGGCGACACCACGCTCGGTCGCGCCGTGGAGTCCGAGATCGTCGTGGTCACCAGCAGCGCGCAGCGCGCCGTGGTGGAGGACTACGTCGCGTCGCTGGAGCCCTTCACGTCCTGA
- a CDS encoding class II fumarate hydratase yields the protein MTDNTQWRIEHDTMGEVKVPADALYRAQTQRAVENFPISGTPIESAQIRALAQIKAACATANAELGILDQAMADAIVAAADEVASGAYDAHFPIDVFQTGSGTSSNMNTNEVIATLATKASGIEVHPNDHVNASQSSNDVFPTSIHVAATESATTVLIPALDHLAKSLEAKAAEFAEVVKSGRTHLMDATPVTLGQEFAGYAAQIRRGIERVEASLPRTAEVPLGGTAVGTGINTPKGFPQRVIEILAERTGLPLTEARDHFEAQGARDGLVEMSGQLRTIAVSLVKINNDLRWMGSGPRTGLGEIHLPDLQPGSSIMPGKVNPVLPEATLMVCAQVIGNDAAIAFAGASGSFELNVMLPVIGRNILESMRLLANASTTLADRCIDGITADVERCLELAESSPSVVTPLNRHIGYENAAAIAKKSVKERKTIRQVVIEEGYVERGDISEADLDAALDVMSMTHP from the coding sequence ATGACCGACAACACTCAGTGGCGCATCGAGCACGACACCATGGGCGAGGTCAAGGTCCCCGCCGACGCCCTCTACCGCGCCCAGACGCAGCGCGCCGTCGAGAACTTCCCGATCTCCGGCACGCCCATCGAGTCGGCCCAGATCCGCGCCCTCGCGCAGATCAAGGCCGCCTGCGCGACCGCCAACGCCGAGCTCGGCATCCTCGACCAGGCGATGGCCGACGCGATCGTCGCCGCGGCGGACGAGGTCGCCTCCGGCGCGTACGACGCGCACTTCCCGATCGACGTCTTCCAGACGGGCTCGGGCACCTCGAGCAACATGAACACGAACGAGGTCATCGCGACGCTCGCGACGAAGGCGTCGGGCATCGAGGTGCACCCGAACGACCACGTCAACGCCTCGCAGTCGAGCAACGACGTGTTCCCCACCTCGATCCACGTCGCCGCCACCGAGTCGGCCACCACCGTGCTGATCCCGGCCCTCGACCACCTCGCGAAGAGCCTCGAGGCCAAGGCCGCCGAGTTCGCCGAGGTCGTGAAGTCGGGCCGCACCCACCTCATGGACGCCACGCCCGTCACCCTCGGCCAGGAGTTCGCCGGCTACGCCGCGCAGATCCGCCGCGGCATCGAGCGCGTCGAGGCCTCGCTCCCCCGCACCGCCGAGGTCCCCCTCGGCGGCACCGCCGTGGGCACCGGCATCAACACGCCGAAGGGCTTCCCTCAGCGCGTCATCGAGATCCTCGCCGAGCGCACCGGCCTGCCGCTGACCGAGGCACGCGACCACTTCGAGGCGCAGGGCGCCCGCGACGGCCTGGTCGAGATGTCGGGCCAGCTCCGCACGATCGCGGTGAGCCTGGTCAAGATCAACAACGACCTGCGCTGGATGGGCTCGGGCCCGCGCACCGGCCTGGGCGAGATCCACCTGCCCGACCTGCAGCCCGGCTCGAGCATCATGCCCGGCAAGGTCAACCCGGTGCTGCCCGAGGCCACGCTCATGGTGTGTGCCCAGGTCATCGGCAACGATGCCGCGATCGCCTTCGCCGGCGCCTCGGGCTCGTTCGAGCTCAACGTCATGCTGCCGGTCATCGGCCGCAACATCCTCGAGTCGATGCGCCTGCTGGCGAACGCCTCCACCACGCTGGCCGACCGCTGCATCGACGGCATCACCGCCGACGTGGAGCGCTGCCTCGAGCTGGCCGAGTCGAGCCCGTCGGTCGTGACGCCGCTCAACCGCCACATCGGCTACGAGAACGCCGCCGCGATCGCGAAGAAGTCGGTCAAGGAGCGCAAGACGATCCGCCAGGTCGTCATCGAGGAGGGCTACGTGGAGCGGGGCGACATCAGCGAGGCCGACCTCGACGCCGCGCTCGACGTCATGAGCATGACCCACCCCTGA
- a CDS encoding YdeI/OmpD-associated family protein, whose amino-acid sequence MPKMTLAISTTLEPRGPAAAVVLTDEQVESFGAGRSFPVRITIGSVTEPARLARMGDENLIGLSKAKREALGVEIGDEVDVRIELDDAPREVDVPDALATALDAAGLREAFDALAYSHRKEHARSVAEAKKDDTRERRVQKVLDALRGS is encoded by the coding sequence ATGCCCAAGATGACCCTCGCGATCAGCACGACCCTCGAGCCGCGCGGCCCGGCGGCGGCCGTGGTCCTCACCGACGAGCAGGTCGAGTCGTTCGGCGCGGGCCGCTCGTTCCCCGTGCGGATCACGATCGGCTCGGTCACCGAGCCCGCCCGGCTCGCGCGGATGGGCGACGAGAACCTGATCGGGCTCAGCAAGGCGAAGCGCGAGGCGCTCGGGGTCGAGATCGGCGACGAGGTCGACGTGCGAATCGAGCTCGACGACGCGCCGCGCGAGGTGGACGTCCCCGATGCGCTGGCGACGGCGCTCGACGCGGCCGGCCTGCGGGAGGCGTTCGACGCGCTGGCCTACTCGCACCGCAAGGAGCACGCCCGCTCGGTGGCCGAGGCGAAGAAGGACGACACGCGCGAGCGCCGGGTCCAGAAGGTTCTCGACGCCCTGCGCGGGTCGTGA
- a CDS encoding alpha/beta fold hydrolase, with product MGPGQAGEETVAVSDELFAHLPNGLDLCHQTFGDPRDEPVLLVMGLGGPMTWWPEDFCARLARRGFHVIRFDNRDTGRSTKLRHHPVTRADVIKAYLGRGTAPYGLDDLADDAAALLDHLGIESAHVVGVSMGGMIAQTLAVDHADRVRSLTSIMSTTGRRRVGWIHPLVMRTMLAPAGRTRPEYAELSVRNGKVMASPAFPTPDDVAYARALETYDRGWIASGVSRHMMAVLTQPDRTERLGAVTVPTQVIHGTKDLLVHRSGGRATADAIRGATLLEIAGMGHDLPAQLYDTFVDAIAATAARAR from the coding sequence ATGGGTCCCGGGCAGGCCGGCGAGGAGACCGTCGCGGTCTCCGACGAGCTGTTCGCGCACCTGCCCAACGGGCTCGACCTGTGCCACCAGACGTTCGGCGACCCGCGTGACGAGCCCGTCCTGCTGGTGATGGGCCTCGGCGGCCCGATGACCTGGTGGCCCGAGGACTTCTGCGCGCGACTGGCGCGCCGCGGCTTCCACGTGATCCGGTTCGACAACCGCGACACGGGTCGCTCGACGAAGCTGCGGCACCACCCGGTCACGCGGGCCGACGTCATCAAGGCGTACCTCGGCCGCGGCACGGCGCCCTACGGTCTCGACGACCTCGCCGATGACGCCGCGGCGCTGCTCGACCACCTGGGCATCGAGTCCGCCCACGTCGTCGGGGTGTCGATGGGCGGCATGATCGCGCAGACCCTCGCGGTCGACCACGCCGACCGCGTCCGCTCGCTGACCTCGATCATGTCCACCACGGGCCGCCGCCGCGTCGGCTGGATCCACCCGCTCGTGATGCGCACGATGCTCGCCCCCGCCGGCCGTACCCGACCCGAGTACGCCGAGCTCTCGGTCAGGAACGGCAAGGTCATGGCCTCGCCGGCGTTCCCCACGCCCGACGACGTCGCCTACGCCCGCGCGCTCGAGACCTACGACCGCGGCTGGATCGCCAGCGGCGTCTCGCGCCACATGATGGCCGTGCTGACGCAGCCCGACCGCACCGAGAGACTCGGCGCCGTCACGGTGCCCACCCAGGTGATCCACGGGACGAAGGACCTCCTCGTGCACCGGTCCGGCGGACGGGCCACCGCCGATGCGATCCGTGGCGCCACCCTGCTCGAGATCGCCGGGATGGGGCACGACCTGCCGGCGCAGCTGTACGACACGTTCGTCGACGCGATCGCGGCCACGGCGGCCCGCGCCCGCTGA
- a CDS encoding DNA recombination protein RmuC, with product MATFPSLTVLLLLLLVAGLAGALGYLLGVRARPASAHDVEVATAATSRAVAPVRESLDRFDNRLRDLESSRIEWHAQLREQVESVRLTGEALRRETASLSTALRRPEVRGRWGEMHLRRTAELAGMTEHCDFDLQVSTDDGRLRPDMVVRLVGGRDIVVDAKVPLDAFLDATATDDADVREAHLDRHARQLRGHVDQLAAKSYWRQFDAAPQFVVLFVPGESFLSAALEADTALLEHAAERQVVLASPTTLVALLRTVALAWTQESIADNAREIHRVARELYERLGTVAGHVDRLGASLERAVRSYNDTVASVESRLLVSARRLHDLKVDDQPPFHPRVIEATPRVMTAPELLDELTS from the coding sequence ATGGCCACCTTCCCCAGCCTGACCGTCCTGCTGCTGCTCCTGCTCGTCGCCGGCCTGGCCGGCGCGCTCGGCTACCTGCTGGGCGTCCGCGCCCGGCCCGCGTCGGCCCACGACGTCGAGGTCGCCACCGCCGCCACCTCGCGCGCCGTCGCGCCCGTGCGCGAGAGCCTCGACCGCTTCGACAACCGCCTGCGCGACCTCGAGTCCAGCCGCATCGAGTGGCACGCGCAGCTCCGCGAGCAGGTCGAGTCCGTACGTCTCACGGGTGAGGCGCTGCGCCGTGAGACCGCCTCGCTGTCCACCGCGCTGCGCCGTCCCGAGGTGCGCGGCCGGTGGGGCGAGATGCACCTGCGCCGCACCGCCGAGCTGGCGGGCATGACCGAGCACTGCGACTTCGACCTGCAGGTCAGCACCGACGACGGGCGGCTGCGTCCCGACATGGTCGTGCGGCTGGTCGGCGGCCGCGACATCGTGGTCGACGCGAAGGTGCCGCTCGACGCCTTCCTCGACGCCACCGCCACCGACGACGCCGACGTCCGCGAGGCCCACCTCGACCGCCACGCCCGCCAACTGCGCGGCCACGTCGACCAGCTCGCGGCGAAGTCCTACTGGCGCCAGTTCGACGCCGCGCCGCAGTTCGTCGTGCTGTTCGTGCCCGGCGAGTCCTTCCTCTCCGCGGCGCTCGAGGCCGACACCGCCCTGCTCGAGCACGCCGCCGAGCGGCAGGTCGTGCTGGCCTCCCCCACCACGCTCGTGGCGCTGCTGCGCACGGTCGCGCTGGCGTGGACGCAGGAGTCGATCGCCGACAACGCCCGCGAGATCCACCGCGTCGCGCGCGAGCTCTACGAGCGGCTTGGCACCGTGGCGGGGCACGTCGACCGGCTCGGCGCCTCGCTCGAGCGGGCCGTCCGGTCCTACAACGACACGGTCGCGTCGGTGGAGTCGCGCCTGCTCGTCAGCGCGCGGAGGCTGCACGACCTCAAGGTCGACGACCAGCCGCCGTTCCATCCGCGTGTGATCGAGGCGACACCCCGCGTCATGACCGCGCCCGAGCTGCTCGATGAACTAACGTCATGA
- the xseA gene encoding exodeoxyribonuclease VII large subunit, which yields MALETSADKPAPLRSVSLALQGWIARLGAVWVEAEVVQPKLSGNTYYLTLRDLTATMSVSATAFRGVVESSASPITDGTRVIVHAKPEFYSPNGRLSLRLLEIRPTGEGELLAQFERRRQLLAAEGLFEARWKRPLPLLPTSIGLITGKGSAAERDVLENVRDRWPGAAIEVRHALMQGSQSAMAVIAALRELDAAAHVDVIVIARGGGSMEDLLPFSDEALVRAVHGATTPVISAIGHEPDVPLLDLVADLRASTPTDAAKRVVPHVGDELTGLAGARERARQAIAAQLHREQAGLDALRSRPVLRSPAAFVDTQQEVVSAQRERARLAMRARLARAHDEVGHHLARVRALSPLATMQRGYAVALDPEGRAVTSVGTIATGDDLVLHLTDGLATVRVTDLQEHPHE from the coding sequence ATGGCCCTGGAGACGAGCGCGGACAAGCCCGCGCCCCTGCGCTCCGTCTCGCTCGCGCTGCAGGGCTGGATCGCGCGCCTCGGCGCGGTGTGGGTCGAGGCCGAGGTCGTGCAGCCGAAGCTGAGCGGCAACACGTACTACCTCACCCTGCGCGACCTCACCGCCACGATGAGCGTCAGCGCCACCGCGTTCCGCGGCGTGGTCGAGTCCAGCGCCAGTCCCATCACCGACGGCACCCGCGTGATCGTGCACGCGAAGCCCGAGTTCTACTCGCCGAACGGCCGCCTGTCGCTGCGCCTGCTCGAGATCCGTCCCACGGGCGAGGGCGAGCTGCTCGCCCAGTTCGAGCGCCGTCGCCAGCTGCTCGCCGCCGAGGGCCTGTTCGAGGCGCGCTGGAAGCGACCGCTGCCGCTGCTGCCCACCTCGATCGGCCTCATCACCGGCAAGGGCTCGGCGGCCGAGCGCGACGTCCTGGAGAACGTCCGCGACCGCTGGCCGGGCGCCGCGATCGAGGTCCGCCACGCGCTGATGCAGGGCTCGCAGTCGGCGATGGCCGTCATCGCGGCGCTTCGCGAGCTCGACGCCGCGGCCCACGTCGACGTCATCGTCATCGCCCGCGGCGGCGGCTCGATGGAGGACCTCCTGCCGTTCTCCGACGAGGCGCTCGTGCGCGCCGTCCACGGCGCCACCACCCCCGTCATCAGCGCGATCGGCCACGAGCCCGACGTGCCGCTGCTCGACCTCGTCGCCGACCTGCGCGCCTCCACGCCCACCGACGCGGCCAAGCGCGTCGTGCCCCACGTGGGCGACGAGCTGACCGGGCTCGCCGGGGCCCGCGAGCGCGCGCGCCAGGCGATCGCCGCCCAGCTGCACCGCGAGCAGGCGGGGCTCGACGCCCTCCGCAGCCGCCCAGTCCTGCGCTCCCCCGCCGCCTTCGTCGACACCCAGCAGGAGGTCGTCTCGGCCCAGCGCGAACGGGCCCGGCTGGCCATGCGAGCCCGGCTGGCCCGCGCCCACGACGAGGTCGGCCACCACCTGGCGCGCGTGCGCGCCCTGTCGCCGCTGGCCACGATGCAGCGCGGCTACGCCGTCGCCCTCGATCCCGAGGGCCGCGCGGTCACGTCCGTCGGCACGATCGCCACCGGCGACGACCTCGTCCTCCACCTCACCGACGGCCTCGCCACCGTCCGCGTCACCGACCTGCAGGAGCATCCCCATGAGTGA